Proteins encoded in a region of the Synechococcus sp. BIOS-U3-1 genome:
- the pseI gene encoding pseudaminic acid synthase yields MAKSYSSLKHIKTDKVMKTMETCYVIAEISGNHGNSWERCLRLLDSCKWANVNAIKTQHYRPESITIESNRSEFLLRDTLWQGRTLFDIYTEGAMHFEWQGRIKKYCQENKIDFICTPFDSRTTDEIVSIGCKNLKVASSEANDIEFVRYVLKNAKKCLVSLGMASIEEIERIYTSYLASNCKDLTLLQCTAAYPAPLTDANIARIPELIKRYECNVGLSDHSLGIHLPLIAMGAGARVFEKHITLERSDGALDSAFSLTPAEFKELVYMIKEYSKTIGRKEFGPTESEKTAYKYRRSLYVVNDIMKGDIIQREDLRSIRPANGLHPCMLEKVIGLRAKKDIKTGTPLTKEDVESLS; encoded by the coding sequence ATGGCTAAGTCTTATTCAAGCCTCAAGCACATTAAGACAGATAAAGTAATGAAAACAATGGAAACCTGTTATGTCATCGCAGAGATTTCAGGAAATCATGGCAATAGCTGGGAACGATGTCTTCGACTTCTAGATAGTTGCAAATGGGCGAATGTAAATGCCATTAAAACGCAACATTACAGGCCAGAATCGATTACAATTGAATCAAATAGGTCGGAATTTTTGCTTCGTGATACATTATGGCAGGGTAGAACATTGTTCGATATCTATACCGAGGGTGCTATGCATTTCGAGTGGCAAGGAAGAATAAAAAAATACTGCCAAGAAAACAAAATAGATTTTATTTGTACGCCATTCGACTCAAGAACAACTGATGAAATAGTATCAATTGGTTGCAAGAATCTCAAAGTAGCATCATCAGAAGCAAATGACATTGAATTCGTGAGATATGTGCTAAAAAACGCTAAAAAATGCCTGGTATCACTGGGAATGGCTTCAATTGAGGAGATAGAAAGAATATACACTAGTTATTTGGCTTCAAATTGTAAAGATCTAACGCTTTTACAGTGTACTGCCGCTTATCCGGCACCTCTAACAGATGCAAATATTGCAAGAATACCTGAACTAATAAAAAGATATGAATGTAACGTTGGACTATCTGATCACTCCCTTGGAATTCACCTTCCTTTGATAGCCATGGGCGCAGGAGCAAGGGTATTTGAGAAACACATCACACTAGAACGTAGCGATGGTGCTCTTGACTCTGCTTTTTCCCTAACACCGGCTGAATTCAAAGAATTAGTATATATGATTAAAGAATATTCTAAGACCATAGGGAGAAAAGAATTTGGTCCTACAGAAAGTGAGAAAACAGCGTATAAATATAGGAGGTCATTGTATGTAGTAAATGACATAATGAAGGGTGATATAATTCAACGAGAAGATCTTCGCTCTATAAGACCCGCTAACGGCTTACATCCATGTATGCTGGAAAAAGTAATAGGACTGCGCGCGAAAAAAGATATTAAAACTGGAACACCATTAACGAAAGAAGATGTTGAAAGTCTTTCCTAA